Proteins from a single region of Balaenoptera acutorostrata chromosome 16, mBalAcu1.1, whole genome shotgun sequence:
- the TMEM72 gene encoding transmembrane protein 72 isoform X2, which translates to MKLQVFWTGLEYTCRLLGITTAAVLIGVGTETFLQGQFKSLAFYLLFTGAAVSVSEGAYFVAQLLAICFQCQPGSLAYRAREKAHWLGCFQRFLAYMLLSVACFLHPVLVWHVTIPGSMLIITGLAYFLLSKRKKSKVAAEVLPPPEQYTDPSGSAVSTTGSGDTEQTYTFHGALKEGPGSLFVHMKSVLKGTGKPNALQHPDALTELTLEPADPLAKKKQVHFEDSMVRMIPDLAEDLDDGDGEPEETTSDTTPIIPPPEPPLFLSSLTGTSLF; encoded by the exons ATGAAACTGCAGGTGTTCTGGACGGGGCTGGAATACACCTGTCGGCTCCTGGGCATCACCACTGCTGCAG TGTTGATCGGCGTGGGCACTGAGACCTTCCTCCAGGGACAGTTTAAGAGCCTGGCTTTCTATCTGCT GTTTACAGGAGCCGCCGTCTCCGTGAGCGAAGGGGCCTACTTCGTGGCTCAGCTGCTGGCCATCTGCTTCCA GTGTCAGCCAGGGTCCCTGGCCTACAGAGCAAGGGAGAAGGCCCACTGGCTGGGCTGCTTCCAGAGGTTCCTGGCCTACATGCTGCTCTCTGTGGCCTGCTTCCTCCACCCTGTCCTGGTCTGGCACGTGACCATCCCAG GCTCTATGCTCATCATCACTGGCCTGGCCTACTTCCTGCTGAGCAAGCGGAAAAAGAGCAAAGTTGCCGCAGAGGTGCTGCCCCCCCCAGAGCAGTACACGGACCCCTCTGGCAGCGCCGTGAGTACCACCGGCTCTGGGGACACCGAGCAAACGTACACCTTCCATGGGGCCCTCAAGGAGGGGCCTGGCTCCCTCTTCGTCCACATGAAGAGCGTCCTGAAAGGGACCGGGAAGCCCAACGCCCTCCAGCACCCAGACGCCCTGACGGAGCTGACTCTGGAGCCAGCTGATCCACTGGCCAAGAAGAAGCAGGTGCACTTTGAGGACAGTATGGTCAGAATGATCCCGGACCTGGCCGAAGACCTGGACGATGGGGACGGCGAGCCAGAGGAGACCACCTCTGACACCACCCCCATCATCCCTCCCCCCGAGCCCCCACTCTTCCTATCTTCCCTCACGGGCACCAGCCTCTTCTGA
- the TMEM72 gene encoding transmembrane protein 72 isoform X1, translated as MWPGPLCSAQPLQLSQPGVSCTARFLHCTVDFPVCPLSLLLFFPLPLQHPESIYLPPPWAKQACLGCISQKVLETLWRGSGKAPNCGTHSEDFSPWGCSTRGHRREHGHNRTQSQTLMALYIAGAFLGRCLLPANPGLPPPRCQPGSLAYRAREKAHWLGCFQRFLAYMLLSVACFLHPVLVWHVTIPGSMLIITGLAYFLLSKRKKSKVAAEVLPPPEQYTDPSGSAVSTTGSGDTEQTYTFHGALKEGPGSLFVHMKSVLKGTGKPNALQHPDALTELTLEPADPLAKKKQVHFEDSMVRMIPDLAEDLDDGDGEPEETTSDTTPIIPPPEPPLFLSSLTGTSLF; from the exons ATGTGGCCAGGCcctttgtgcagtgcacaaccctTACAACTGTCCCAGCCAGGTGTCTCCTGTACTGCACGCTTTCTGCACTGCACTGTGGACTTCCCAGTGTGCCCCCTGAGTCTCCTACTCTTCTTCCCACTGCCTTTGCAGCATCCTGAGAGCATTTACCTTCCTCCCCCCTGGGCCAAACAGGCATGTCTGGGCTGCATTTCACAAAAAGTGCTGGAGACCCTCTGGAGAGGCTCAGGCAAGGCCCCTAACTGTGGAACCCACAGTGAGGACTTCAGCCCCTGGGGGTGTTCAACCAGAGGCCACCGCAGGGAACATGGCCATAATAGGACCCAATCCCAGACTCTGATGGCTTTATATATTGCTGGGGCTTTTCTGGGTCGCTGCCTACTCCCTGCCAATCCTGGACTTCCTCCCCCCAGGTGTCAGCCAGGGTCCCTGGCCTACAGAGCAAGGGAGAAGGCCCACTGGCTGGGCTGCTTCCAGAGGTTCCTGGCCTACATGCTGCTCTCTGTGGCCTGCTTCCTCCACCCTGTCCTGGTCTGGCACGTGACCATCCCAG GCTCTATGCTCATCATCACTGGCCTGGCCTACTTCCTGCTGAGCAAGCGGAAAAAGAGCAAAGTTGCCGCAGAGGTGCTGCCCCCCCCAGAGCAGTACACGGACCCCTCTGGCAGCGCCGTGAGTACCACCGGCTCTGGGGACACCGAGCAAACGTACACCTTCCATGGGGCCCTCAAGGAGGGGCCTGGCTCCCTCTTCGTCCACATGAAGAGCGTCCTGAAAGGGACCGGGAAGCCCAACGCCCTCCAGCACCCAGACGCCCTGACGGAGCTGACTCTGGAGCCAGCTGATCCACTGGCCAAGAAGAAGCAGGTGCACTTTGAGGACAGTATGGTCAGAATGATCCCGGACCTGGCCGAAGACCTGGACGATGGGGACGGCGAGCCAGAGGAGACCACCTCTGACACCACCCCCATCATCCCTCCCCCCGAGCCCCCACTCTTCCTATCTTCCCTCACGGGCACCAGCCTCTTCTGA
- the TMEM72 gene encoding transmembrane protein 72 isoform X3 codes for MLIITGLAYFLLSKRKKSKVAAEVLPPPEQYTDPSGSAVSTTGSGDTEQTYTFHGALKEGPGSLFVHMKSVLKGTGKPNALQHPDALTELTLEPADPLAKKKQVHFEDSMVRMIPDLAEDLDDGDGEPEETTSDTTPIIPPPEPPLFLSSLTGTSLF; via the coding sequence ATGCTCATCATCACTGGCCTGGCCTACTTCCTGCTGAGCAAGCGGAAAAAGAGCAAAGTTGCCGCAGAGGTGCTGCCCCCCCCAGAGCAGTACACGGACCCCTCTGGCAGCGCCGTGAGTACCACCGGCTCTGGGGACACCGAGCAAACGTACACCTTCCATGGGGCCCTCAAGGAGGGGCCTGGCTCCCTCTTCGTCCACATGAAGAGCGTCCTGAAAGGGACCGGGAAGCCCAACGCCCTCCAGCACCCAGACGCCCTGACGGAGCTGACTCTGGAGCCAGCTGATCCACTGGCCAAGAAGAAGCAGGTGCACTTTGAGGACAGTATGGTCAGAATGATCCCGGACCTGGCCGAAGACCTGGACGATGGGGACGGCGAGCCAGAGGAGACCACCTCTGACACCACCCCCATCATCCCTCCCCCCGAGCCCCCACTCTTCCTATCTTCCCTCACGGGCACCAGCCTCTTCTGA